The Coccidioides posadasii str. Silveira chromosome 5, complete sequence genome has a segment encoding these proteins:
- the KIN28 gene encoding TFIIH complex serine/threonine-protein kinase subunit kin28 (BUSCO:205479at4751~EggNog:ENOG410PFPZ~COG:D~BUSCO:6945at33183), translating to MAVSPPVSRSPNVGTATSPNTSHAKSLAVRRTTTGGAAESVPAIITMEGKAKGSEPELAEQLNAEIRHRYVKDKKLGEGTYAIVYLGHLRSDPSSLVAIKKIKVNTEYKDGLSMDAIREVKYLQELSHPNVIALHAVFSSKDRNLNLVLEYLPLGDLEMLIKDSAIQYGAADVKAWVGMLGRAVWFCHENFILHRDIKPNNLLIASDGEVKLADFGLARSFADPRLNMTHQVITRWYRPLELLYGARQYSGAVDVWSMGMVFAELLLRVPFAAGNTDLDQISKICAAFGTPTEDNWPGVTKLPNFVPVEKNQIVPLQGRDFFLRQFPTVGHLGADLLSSMLKLDPRNRSTAKQILQHAWWSAEPRPTRKENLPRKAGGAKKMGNDLSRRGGVTDEGPFKNAARRLDFGGLLPK from the exons ATGGCGGTCTCACCGCCCGTATCGCGATCGCCAAATGTTGGGACTGCGACATCGCCCAACACCTCCCATGCAAAATCGCTGGCAGTGCGCCGCACAACGACAGGTGGAGCGGCGGAATCCGTGCCTGCGATCATAACTATGGAAGGGAAGGCGAAAGGGTCCGAACCAGAGCTTGCAGAGCAATTAAATGCAGAAATCCGTCATCGATACGTCAAAG acaaaaaattAGGGGAAGGCACATATGCCATTGTCTATCTTGGCCACCTTCGGAGCGATCCTTCTTCACTCGTCGcaataaagaagatcaaaGTCAATACCGAATACAAAGATGGTCTCTCAATGGATGCAATACGCGAAGTGAAATATCTCCAGGAACTGTCTCATCCCAACGTAATTGCTCTTCATGCCGTCTTCTCGTCCAAAGATCGAAATTTAAACTTGGTTTTGGAATATTTACCGCTCGGTGATTTGGAGATGCTGATCAAAGACAGCGCTATTCAGTACGGCGCTGCCGACGTCAAGGCTTGGGTGGGCATGCTCGGCCGCGCAGTCTGGTTTTGTCATGAGAATTTCATCTTACACAGGGATATCAAACCAAACAATCTGCTAATAGCATCAGACGGTGAAGTTAAGCTTGCGGACTTTGGACTGGCCAGATCATTCGCAGACCCTCGCCTAAATATGACTCACCAGGTAATCACGCGCTGGTATAGGCCACTAGAGCTTCTTTACGGGGCGCGCCAGTACTCTGGCGCAGTAGATGTATGGTCTATGGGAATGGTTTTTGCAGAGTTACTCCTCCGCGTCCCCTTCGCTGCAGGAAATACAGACTTGGATCAGATATCCAAGATCTGCGCCGCGTTTGGCACACCCACCGAGGATAACTGGCCGGGGGTAACGAAATTGCCCAACTTTGTTCCCGTTGAAAAGAACCAAATTGTCCCATTGCAAGGGAGGGATTTCTTCCTTCGGCAATTTCCCACCGTGGGACACCTTGGAGCAGACTTGCTATCGTCGATGTTAAAACTTGATCCACGAAATCGCAGTACTGCGAAGCAGATATTACAGCATGCGTGGTGGTCCGCGGAACCCAGGCCAactagaaaagaaaatttacCTCGCAAAGCTGGAGGTGCAAAGAAGATGGGCAATGATTTGAGCAGAAGAGGCGGCGTAACAGATGAAGGACCTTTCAAGAATGCGGCTCGTAGGCTTGATTTTGGAGGACTCCTACCGAAATGA
- the INP52 gene encoding inositol polyphosphate 5-phosphatase (EggNog:ENOG410PGU5~COG:U~BUSCO:664at33183), with amino-acid sequence MSLRVLCQDHPRRSIALVTPDGHALILEYSPTFSESILSTDSDSNVLSPQCIVKFSSASWKHTEHRLLGIGHGTLGLLTLNNDVFLCIISSSASAASPRPKETVRKITNVDFYCLNRPDYDDALGFYQENANYAHYSQESDYGTAFQGRDVITEDPFLELKKLLSDGSFYYSTDFNLTNRVQDRINDVAFDIERLDESFLWNSYMIGPLLQFRSRLAAHERHLLDSTQILSSVIRGFVQSMTIPSTPLKSIPAGLPATLTLISRLSSRRTGTRFNSRGIDDDGQVSNFVETETILWTPPGITFSYTQVRGSVPIFWEQTPGLIPGQQKIQVTRSVGATQHAFDKHFQSLQLNYGEAHVINLLSATKPGELELSEKFRYHSRHSPLRRMSEKGAPSEHHLLRWTDFDFHAETKGPAGYENAMLIEHKLGSSIDRFAYFLSEDPNGDTTPRSKVDEGKSTIILHQEGVFRTNCLDCLDRTNLVQSLISVMVLERFLMQNSYTLPHEFWGRHSTLWADNGDALSKIYAGTGALKSSFTRHGKMSIAGAIADARKSVTRLYVNNFIDNARQNTIDILLGALTGQTAVHLYDPVNDHVMAELAERFTEFSSTKTVRIWVGTFNVNGRPCDANEDLGLWLHAHLAKFPKEPTLAAVGFQEIVDLSPQQIMSTDPRSRRIWEEAVKKTLDRETSRRGTSPYVLLRSGQLVGAALLLFAKEDVLREIKNVEGSVKKTGLSGIAGNKGGCAIRLEYSNTRICFLTAHLAAGFANYEERNRDYNTIAHGLRFQRNRTINDHDAIIWLGDFNYRIELNDNKVRSLIEKGSLEELYEKDQLNLQISAGVTFQDYFEGPITFPPTYRYNNGTDVYDTSEKRRIPAWCDRVLWKGEILNQVEYNTAPLKFSDHRPVYAVFECAILTVDEGLKARLSHELYEKHKKAIETTSSHSESGRTEEVGLIRDVYTPPGLPPASSDRHKWWLDDGLPIRSLVKPPTDYIRSHYPSSNPFLALTERDRVHPSNPSRSDRSSNDAKSASLPHRRLASSDNVAPLKSGILLDLDFTEYGNVLPLAKRETSAMQELVELSETPKKKGPPVPQKPPSLTKNPVVGPRFKGKGTAMATRALGGRNADDSTYKLPFAARQADDGLQNIPYRNGGASLSGKWPDMEEPHARGSSPKHRTGPDIAELLDSDVDTGMSRWEPLEPGR; translated from the exons ATGTCTCTGCGGGTTCTTTGTCAAGACCACCCTCGACGTTCTATAGCTTTGGTTACCCCTGATGGCCATGCCCTTATCCTAGAGTATTCACCTACCTTTTCAGAGTCGATACTGTCTACCGACTCTGATTCCAATGTCCTCTCACCCCAATGCATCGTAAAGTTCTCGAGCGCCTCTTGGAAGCACACAGAGCACCGGTTACTTGGGATCGGACATGGCACTCTTGGCCTTCTTACCCTCAACAATGATGTGTTTCTATGCATCATTTCGAGCTCAGCCAGTGCAGCGAGCCCCAGACCTAAGGAAACTGTTCGAAAAATCACAAACGTCGACTTCT ACTGCCTCAACCGTCCGGATTACGACGATGCACTAGGATTTTACCAAGAAAATGCCAACTACGCTCATTATTCCCAGGAAAGTGACTATGGTACTGCTTTTCAAGGGAGAGATGTAATAACAGAGGATCCTTTTCTGGAGCTTAAAAAGCTATTGAGTGATGGTAGCTTTTATTATAGTACAGACTTCAACTTGACGAACCGAGTACAGGACCG AATCAATGATGTCGCCTTTGATATCGAAAGGCTAGACGAATCATTCCTTTGGAATTCGTACATGATTGGACCACTCCTACAATTTCGGAGCAGACTGGCGGCTCACGAACGACATCTCCTTGATTCAACCCAGATTCTTTCCTCAGTTATTCGCGGTTTTGTCCAGAGCATGACAATTCCTTCAACCCCTCTCAAGTCCATACCAGCAGGTCTCCCAGCTACTCTAACTTTAATTTCACGACTCTCTTCACGAAGAACTGGCACAAGATTCAATTCCCGAGGCATAGACGATGATGGCCAAGTCTCCAATTTTGTAGAAACAGAGACGATTTTATGGACTCCCCCCGGGATAACATTCTCTTACACCCAAGTTAGAGGCTCGGTCCCTATCTTCTGGGAACAAACGCCTGGCTTAATTCCAGGCCAGCAGAAGATTCAAGTTACTCGGTCTGTGGGTGCTACCCAACATGCATTTGACAAACATTTTCAATCTCTTCAGCTGAACTACGGTGAGGCTCATGTCATAAACCTGCTGAGTGCAACAAAGCCGGGAGAACTGGAGTTATCTGAAAAGTTCCGCTATCATAGCCGACATAGCCCTTTACGAAGGATGTCCGAGAAAGGGGCACCTTCTGAGCATCATCTTTTACGATGGACCGATTTCGACTTCCACGCAGAAACTAAAGGTCCTGCTGGCTACGAGAACGCCATGCTTATAGAGCATAAACTTGGCTCTTCCATTGACAGGTTCGCGTATTTTCTATCCGAGGACCCTAATGGTGACACTACGCCACGATCAAAAGTCGATGAAGGCAAATCGACAATTATTCTTCATCAGGAGGGAGTATTTCGCACCAACTGCCTCGACTGCCTTGACAGGACAAACCTTGTGCAATCGCTGATTAGCGTCATGGTGCTGGAGAGATTTCTTATGCAGAATAGCTACACCTTGCCACATGAGTTTTGGGGGAGACATTCTACTCTATGGGCTGACAATGGCGATGCCTTATCAAAAATCTATGCTGGTACCGGAGCATTAAAGTCATCGTTCACTAGACATGGCAAGATGTCCATTGCGGGGGCAATTGCCGATGCAAGGAAAAGCGTTACCCGGTTATATGTCAATAATTTTATTGACAATGCCAGACAGAACACCATAGACATTTTATTAGGTGCTTTGACTGGACAAACTGCGGTCCATCTTTACGACCCGGTGAATGATCATGTTATGGCAGAGCTAGCAGAGAGGTTTACTGAATTCTCATCCACTAAAACGGTTCGGATATGGGTTGGGACGTTTAATGTCAACGGTAGACCCTGCGATGCTAATGAAGACCTGGGTCTTTGGCTTCATGCTCACCTTGCCAAATTCCCCAAAGAACCAACGCTTGCAGCAGTTGGCTTTCAGGAAATTGTTGACCTGAGCCCACAGCAGATTATGTCTACCGATCCGAGGAGTCGCAGAATTTGGGAAGAAGCTGTCAAAAAGACTCTGGACAGAGAAACATCTCGAAGGGGGACCAGCCCATACGTACTTCTAAGAAGCGGACAGCTTGTAGGTGCGGCGTTATTATTGTTCGCGAAAGAAGATGTATTGAGAGAAATTAAAAATGTCGAAGGCAGTGTGAAGAAG ACCGGATTGTCTGGAATAGCCGGGAACAAAGGCGGGTGTGCCATCCGCCTTGAGTATTCCAATACTAGAATTTGTTTTCTCACTGCACATCTGGCTGCCGGATTTGCCAACTATGAGGAGAGGAATAGAGACTATAACACCATTGCCCATGGGCTCAGATTCCAGCGCAATCGGACAATAAATGATCATGATGCTATAATCTGGCTAGGCGATTTTAACTACCGCATCGAGTTGAACGACAATAAAGTCAGATCTCTAATAGAGAAGGGGAGCCTCGAAGAGTTGTATGAAAAGGATCAG CTCAATTTGCAAATTAGCGCTGGTGTCACGTTCCAGGACTACTTCGAAGGCCCAATAACGTTCCCTCCCACATATCGATATAATAACGGAACGGATGTATATGACACCTC GGAGAAGCGGCGTATTCCGGCGTGGTGTGATAGGGTCCTTTGGAAAGGGGAAATTTTGAATCAAGTTGAATACAACACTGCTCCTTTGAAATTCTCGGATCATCGACCCGTATATGCTGTCTTTGAATGTGCGATACTTACTGTCGACGAAGGATTGAAGGCGCGGTTAAGCCACGAACTCTATGAGAAGCACAAGAAGGCAATCGAGACCACTAGTTCGCATTCAGAGTCTGGGCGTACCGAAGAAGTGGGATTAATTCGTGATGTGTACACTCCTCCTGGCCTTCCACCGGCTAGCTCTGATCGACATAAGTGGTGGCTCGACGATG GACTGCCTATAAGGTCATTGGTAAAGCCGCCTACGGACTACATCAGGAGCCACTATCCAAGTTCGAACCCCTTTTTGGCACTCACAGAACGTGACCGGGTCCATCCATCCAACCCTAGCAGAAGTGATAGGTCATCTAACGATGCTAAAAGTGCAAGTTTGCCCCATAGACGCTTGGCCTCAAGTGATAATGTCGCACCGTTAAAAAGTGGCATTTTGTTGGATTTGGATTTCACTGAGTATGGAAACGTATTGCCTCTAGCAAAACGGGAGACCAGTGCTATGCAGGAACTCGTTGAGCTCTCAGAAACACCCAAGAAGAAAGGTCCGCCAGTTCCCCAAAAGCCTCCTTCACTGACCAAAAATCCTGTCGTCGGCCCCAGGTTTAAGGGAAAAGGCACAGCAATGGCAACAAGAGCTCTTGGAGGGAGGAACGCTGATGACAGCACGTATAAGCTTCCTTTCGCCGCTCGACAGGCAGACGATGGGCTCCAAAATATACCGTATCGGAACGGAGGAGCATCACTATCAGGGAAGTGGCCTGATATGGAGGAGCCCCATGCACGGGGTTCATCTCCAAAGCATAGAACCGGACCTGATATAGCTGAACTACTGGACTCGGATGTGGACACAGGAATGTCCAGATGGGAACCGCTTGAGCCAGGGCGATGA